The following is a genomic window from Ignavibacteria bacterium.
TATATGCTAGAATTATTAAGGAGACATTAAGTATTAAGAAAAAATTTGAAAATGAAGAACCAGAGCTTTATTTAAAAATTGTAGAAGAACTTTCTTTGAAAGAACTAACTGTAGCAAAATATTTATATGAACTTTTAGAGAACCGAAAAAGTGAGAATTTACGAGAAAGCCATTATGATGACACAGATTTAATATCAAAACATTATTCGGAATTTGAGAAAGAAGATTTAAGCTATATACTAATAAGATTAGAAAGGACAGGATTAATTAAAGAAATAACAGGTATGTATATAGGTAATCCTGGTGGACAGTATCAAATAACTAAACTGTTCAAAGATTTTATGAATTTTATTAGTAACTTAGATACTGAATAGCCCCTAACATTCTTCCCTTCCTGCCTTGTCCTTATCTTAAACTGAGAACATTATATGCATGATGTGAAAGAAAACGAAGAATCTGTTTCTTCCTTTTTCTTAAAAAACTCCCTTTCTATTTTAAAGAATGCCACAAGATACTTTCTTAGAAACCGAACGCCTTATATTCACTAAATGGACTGAAGATGATTTAGTGGATGCGAGACGGCTATGGGGAAATCCGAATATCATGAGATATATTACAAAAGCTCCATATACCGATGAGCAGATATTGGACGTTCTTAACAAACAAGTAACGAGAGATAAAGAAACGGGATTGCAGTACTGGAAGCTTCATCAAAAATCCGATAATGATTTTGCAGGATGCTGTGGATTCAGGATGTATGACGAAGAGAAAAAAATTCTTGAGCTCGGATATCATATTGCCGAGGAGCATTGGGGCAAAGGGTTTGCAACTGAAGCAGGCAGAAGAGCAGTTGAGTATGCTTTTACACTGCCGATAAATAAAATTTTTGCCGCGCATCATCCTGAAAATCTTGCCTCGCAGAATGTCCTCGAAAAACTCGGTTTCAAATTTTCTCACATGGAATATTACGAACCGACTGAAGTTTATGATCGGGCGTATTTCCTCACAAGTAGTGAAGTGGTAAAGTAGTGAATTTGTGAAATGGCGATTTCATTACTTCACATTTACCTTTCCTTTTTGACCTTTGACCTTTGACCTTTGACTGTTTCTGCAATATCAAATCTCTTGAATATCCATAAGGAATTTAAGATTTTATAATAATTAATTGACAAGCAATGGCAAAAGTCGAATCAAAAACAAAACCAACCAAAGCAAGTGTCGATGCATTCATAAAATCTTTTGTGCCCGATGAAAAGAAGCGCAAAGATGCTTATGAAGTTCTTGACATGATGAAAAAAGCTACCAAGCTTGAACCTAAAATGTGGGGACCAAGCATCATAGGATTTGGCAGTGTTGAATATGAATCAACAAGCTGTAAGGGGATAATGCCCATGATAGGGTTCTCGCCAAGAAAAGCGGCAATCTCTCTTTACCTCCCGGGCGGTGCAAGGGGCAACAGAGCAATGCTTGAAAAACTCGGCAAGCACAAAACCGGTGCGGCATGTATTTATGTTAATAAGCTCGATGATATCGATAGAAAAGTTTTGAAGGATATGATAAGTGAATCATACAAACGCGCTGTAAAGAGCGGCAAATGGGAATGTTAGTAATTTAGATAAAACATAATCTCCTCATTTACCCGCGAACCCTAAAGGGTTCGGCTACGTTAGTAATATCAAAAGGAGGAGATATGGAACTGAAAGCTCTTATACTAAACTGCACGCTAAAAAAAATGTCTGAGGTTTCAAACACTCAGGCATTAATTAACAAAGCAGTTGCGCTCTTTGAAAAAGAAAAAGTAAAAACCGAAGTCATTCGATTTGTCGAGTGGGACGTAAAACCCGGGACTTCATCAGATGAAGGTGATGGAGACGAGTGGCCAAAGATTCTTGAGAAAATTAAAGCGTGTGATATATTCATAATCGGGACTCCTGTCTGGGTCGGACGATTGGCTTCGACTGCTCAAAGAGTTATCGAGCGTCTTGATGCGGTTTTTCACGAGGAAGAGCTTTGGGATAAAAAGACAGGACAGTTTTTTACTTATAACAAAGTTGCAGGATGTCTTGTAACAGGCAATGAAGACGGAGCGCATGAATGCGCCGCGCATGTCTTGTGGGCGATGCATGAGTTTGGGTTTACAATTCCGCCTAATGTAAATTCATACTGGGTTGGTCCTGCAGGACCGGGACCAAGCTACATAGAAGCAGGCGGCGAAAGATATTTATACACAAATAAAACTTTAAGATATACGGTTTATAATTTGATTTACTTTGCAAAACTTTTGAAAGAAAATCCAATTCCGACAAGCTTAAAAAAACTCGCTGAAGATGCAGCAAAAGAAAGCGATAAGGAAAAAAGCTCCTGAGATAAAAAATATAAGGAAATAAAATGAAACGAGCTTTACTCGTTAAATTCATAAGTATTTTAGTTAATGTAACCGCAGGGTCAATCTTTCTTATTCCATTTTTAATTTACAGGCAATCGTTTGGCTTTAGCGATATAATGTCATTTGCTTTTTCTACTATTCCTTTAGCGTTATCCGTTTCCATTACAGGTGATAAATTCTTATCCTTTTCCCAAAAATTATTATCGGGTTTAAGATTTTTTATTGCAATTTTCATTGGTCTAATCCTTGGATTTGTCTGGACATACATCGTCTATTTTATTTTAGGATATTTATTTGCTGCCATAAGTATCCCTATTCTGTATCTCTGGATAATAGGCAGTGCAGCTCAATTAGTGTTCTTGCAAAAATTTTCCGATTTCAGCAGAATAAAAAATAAAAAACGAAGCCTTGTCTTGGGAGCTATATTTTTTCCTGTAATACCTACGTTTATTTTTTCATTGCTTTATGGTATAAGCTTTTTATTAATGTATCTTAATAAGCCTGAAGCCGAAATATATTTAATACCGAAAGGATATACCGGACATATTTATCTTGTTCATGATTTGCAGAATGGTGACCCCGAGGAATATGAAAATGGAAAACGAATATACCGCATTCCTTCATCAGGAGTCTTATTTACCAAGTTTATAGATGAGCCGGGAATAATAACAAATGATTTCTATTATATTGATAGTACAGGCAATAGAACTGAAATTAAAAAGAAACTTACTTTTGCTGATGAATCTGAAAATGATACCATTCCTGCTATTATTGCTTCAACTATTGGAAGCAAGAGCGGAGCGCCAAATTATATCGAGTACAAATATTCATATAATTTTCTTGGAACCTCTGAGCAGCGCCGGGAGATTGATGAGATTAAAATCACATATTTGGATAGTTTGCGTAATCAGCAAATTTTAAAAAATAGCATCAATAATGAGTGATGCGGGAATTTTATCCCAAGTTGTAATCCGTCCTTTGAGAGAAACAGACGGCCTTAAAGAACTTACTCTCCTTTTAAACCGCGCATATAAACAGCTTGCAGATTTGGGTTTCAGGTATCTCGCAACGCATCAGGATTCAGAAACAACAAAAGAACGAATCGAAAAGGCAAAATGTCTCGTTGCTGTTATTGACAAAAACGGAACAGATAAAATTATAGGAACGATTTGTTATTATTCACCAGAAAATGCATCAGGTTGCGAATGGTATGACAGGAATGATGTTGCTACTTACGGTCAGTTTGGTGTCGAACCTGAATATCAAAAATACGGCATCGGCGGAATGCTTATTGATGAAATAGAAAAATGTGCAATTCAAGACGGTGCAAAGGAACTTGCCATTGATACAGCCGAAGGAGCGACTCACCTCATAAATTTTTATTCCAAAAGGGGCTACCGTCATGTCGGATATATTAAATGGGGCGTTACAAACTACAGAAGTGTTTTAATGAGTAAAAAATTAAAATAAAAAATCCCGCCTGATTTTCTCAAACGGGATTTTAAATTTTATAAAGTAGTATTTCACAACTTCACCACTTCATCATTTCACAACTTCACGATTTGAATTAGCTTCCTCTTTTAATACCGCATCCAAAAGATTTAGTTTCTTTCTTAGAAATGTCTTTTCCTGCAAGATATTCATCAAGTGCATTTTTCAGATATTGCGCAGTGACTGCTGATGCATCTTTGTTATCGTCAATACTTCCATGATATAAAATAGTCATTGTAGCATTGTCGATTACGAATACTTCAGGAGTTCTTTGTGCTCCGAACGTATTTGCTACTGAACTCTTTTCATCTTTCAGCATTGTAAAAGAGTAAGCTTTTTCTTTCCAGTGCGATGCAACTGTTCCTGCATCTTCAGTCTGGTTTGAATTGATTCCCCAAAATACAATTCCCTGAGGTGCATAAGTTGAAGCAAGAGCATTGATTCTTTCGGTGTATGGCTGAACGAAGGGGCATTCGGTTGACCAGAACATAACAACTGTTGCCTTACCGCCTGATGTACTTAAAGTATAACTGTTGCCGTCAAAATTTGTGATTGTAAAGTCCTCGACCTTATCGCCGACTTTATAATCACCTCGTGAGGTATTATCGGCAGTTAAAAAATTCATTGAGAATACAAGCATTGCAAAAAGGGCAATTCCGGGAAAAATGAGTTTTTTCATTTTAGAGTTTCCTTTGATTTTATGTTATTAGAATTTTGTTTAAGATTCTTGTCCTGAGAAAATATAACACTTATATATTTAAAAAAATTTCATAATTAATCCATAAAAATAGATTTCTGCGAAAATTTAATATATTTGACTTAACATTTCTCTAATTAATCTTTAAATTCATTGAATGTCAGATTTAGCAGTCGTTTTAGTTAGCGGTGGAATGGATAGCGCATTAACTGCAGCTATTACAAATCTGAAGTATAATATGGCTTTTTTGCACGTAAATTATGGGCAAAGGACTGAAAAGCGAGAGCTTAAAGCATTTAATGACATTGCAAGATATTACGGTGTTAAGAAAAAGCTTATCGTTGGCATTAGCTATTTGAAACAAATCGGTGGTTCTGCTTTGACTGATACAAGGATATTAGTAAAAAAAGCGAATTTAAAGAAAAAACAAACAAGCATTCCCCAAACTTATGTTCCTTTCAGGAATGCCAACATTTTGAGCATTGCCGTAAGCTGGGCAGAGATTATAAAGGCGCATAAGATTTTTATCGGAGCCGTAGAGGAAGATTCAAGCGGATATCCAGATTGCAGAAAAAGTTTTTTTTCTGCTTTCAATAAAATGATTGAAAAGGGGACTAAACCCGGTTCTAAAATTAAGATTGAAACTCCTTTAATCAATCTTTCTAAGAAAGAAATTGTGAAACGTTCTGTAAATCTGAAAAGTCCTTTACATCTAACGTGGTCTTGTTATAAAAATGATAAAATTGCATGCGGCGAATGTGAAAGTTGCGCTTTAAGACTGCGAGGTTTTCAACAAGCAGGCATTGAAGACCCTATTCCTTACAAAAAAGTCATCAATTATGTTTAATCTTCAGAATAAATAATGGAAAAATATACCAATAATAAATTTATTACCATTGTTGCATCAATTTTCCTTATTGCGCTTGCATTTTTTATTCTTAAAACACTCCAGGATATTTTACTTCCATTCTTTATTGCAGTTATAATTGCCTTTATGTTTGAGCCGCTTTATGCATGGCTTAAAACCAAAAAAATACCCGGTTGGGGAGCTATTGTTATTGTAATTCTAATCATTATTTTAGTTTCAAACATTTCGAGTGTTTTTATTCTTACAAGCATAGGTTCGTTTCAGGATGCACTTCCAAGATATGAAGATAAGTTTAATGAACTTTTTAATAATTTTTTCTATACGCTTGCAGGGTGGGGAATTGATGTTGAAGGATTAAAATCCTCCATGGACCCGAATAAATTCATTCAGGATGGAACAATAACAGGAATTGTAACAAGTCTTTTCTCCAGTATAATTGGGATATTCGGAGATTTTGTTTTAATATTGATTTATGTAATATTTCTTTTATCGGAAATTGGAAGCATTAAACGCAGAATTATGGTTGCGTTTTCACCTGAAAGAGCGGGTAAAATTGCATCTTTAATTACCGATGTTTTTCATGATGTCAGAAAATATATAGTTGGAAAGACATTAATAAACCTTGTTCATGCAAGTGTCATAACTTTTATCTTATGGTGTTTTGGAATTGATTTTTACTTCGTGTGGGGCTTCCTGACTTTCTTAATGAATTATATTCCAAATATCGGTTCAATTATTGCAACTGTAATGCCTTTCTTAACTGCATTATTAAAGTATGATGATTTTGTAATGCCGATAATTATTCTTGTTATACTTATCATAATAGGAAATGCATTCGGAAATTTCTTGGAACCGAAAATCTTTGGCGATAATCTTGATTTAAGCCCGATACTTATTTTATTCTCGTTGATATTTTGGGGATATGTCTGGGGAATCATGGGAATGATATTATCCGTACCGATTATGAGTATGATTAAAATAGTATTGATGAAGTTTGATACGACGCGGCCTATTGCAATACTGATGAGTTATAATCTCGGCTCTGTGAGAGAGATTAAGAAAAAAAGAGGAAAAAATATTACTGAACCCGATTAATAAAAGCAACGGACATCTGATTCGTCTTATATTGGAAAAAAAATATAATAATAGTAAACTTCTGACGGTAGTTGCATCTGTTTTTCTCATTACGTTTTCAGTGTTCATTCTGAAAACTCTTCAGGATATTTTACTCCCTTTTATCATCGCAGTCATAATTGCATTTATGTTTGAGCCGTTTTATACATGGCTTAAAAGCAAAAAAATTCCGGGGTGGACTTCTATCGTCATTATTGTGTTGATAATAATTTTGATAGTTAATATTGCAAGTGTATTTATAATAGCAACTGTTGGTCCTTTTCAGGCAGCACTTCCAAGTTATGAACAAAAATTTAATGAGCTTTTCAATAATATATTTTTTATGATTGGAAGCTGGGGGATTGATGTTGAAGGATTAAAAGCTTCTTTAGATCCCGAAAAATACATACAGGATGGAACTGTAACCGGAATTGTTACAGGTTTTTTCTCAGGAATTTTTGGAATATTCGGAGATTTTGTTTTAATTTTAATTTATGTTGTTTTTCTTTTATCTGAAATCGGAAGTATAAAGCGCAGAATAATGATCGCTTTTACTCCGGAAAAAGCAAAAAATATTTCTTCAATTATCGGTGATGTTTTTCGTGATGTCCGCAAGTATCTCATAGGACTAACGTTAATAAATTTAGCTCATTCAATATGCGTAACAATTATTCTTTGGGCTTTCGGAGTTGATTTCTTTCTTATATGGGGACTTATGACTTTTCTTTTGGATTATATTCCTAATATTGGTGCAATAATTTCCACTATACTTCCATTTTTGACGGCATTATTCATATATGATAATTTTGTAACACCCTTAATAATTCTTGCAATTTTAATTGTGATTGGAAATGTATTCGGCAATTTTCTCGAGCCGAAAATATTCGGAGACAGTCTTGATTTAAGTCCAGTACTTATTCTGGTAACATTGATATTCTGGGGTTATGTTTGGGGTATTATGGGCATGATATTAGCCCTTCCTATTATGAGCATGATAAAAATTGTTCTGATGAAGTTTGATGCCACACGATCAATTGCAGTGCTTATGACTTATAACATGGGCTCAGTGCGAAAAATAACAAAAAAGAGAAGCACAAGAATTACAGAATCTGCTTGATTTAAAAAAATAACAGACATTTAGTCTGATAAACGGTCTGTTATATTGCAGACTGTAGCTTTCAACAATAAAATTTAAAATAATAAAAAATAAACAGGAGAGAAAATGCATTTTAGTAAAAAACTGAAAGATTGGGTGAAAGAATGCGAGGAGCTCTGCAAGCCGGATAAGGTTTATTGGTGCAACGGCTCGCAGGAAGAGTATGACATGATTATAAAAGAGATGCTTGCCGATAAAACTTTAATGGAGTTAAATAAAGAAACTTACCCGAATTGTTATTTACATTATTCTAACCCTAATGACGTTGCAAGAGTTGAGCACCTTACTTTCATTTGCACAAAAGATAAAGAT
Proteins encoded in this region:
- a CDS encoding GNAT family N-acetyltransferase, which gives rise to MSDAGILSQVVIRPLRETDGLKELTLLLNRAYKQLADLGFRYLATHQDSETTKERIEKAKCLVAVIDKNGTDKIIGTICYYSPENASGCEWYDRNDVATYGQFGVEPEYQKYGIGGMLIDEIEKCAIQDGAKELAIDTAEGATHLINFYSKRGYRHVGYIKWGVTNYRSVLMSKKLK
- a CDS encoding redoxin domain-containing protein, which encodes MKKLIFPGIALFAMLVFSMNFLTADNTSRGDYKVGDKVEDFTITNFDGNSYTLSTSGGKATVVMFWSTECPFVQPYTERINALASTYAPQGIVFWGINSNQTEDAGTVASHWKEKAYSFTMLKDEKSSVANTFGAQRTPEVFVIDNATMTILYHGSIDDNKDASAVTAQYLKNALDEYLAGKDISKKETKSFGCGIKRGS
- a CDS encoding GNAT family N-acetyltransferase, with the protein product MPQDTFLETERLIFTKWTEDDLVDARRLWGNPNIMRYITKAPYTDEQILDVLNKQVTRDKETGLQYWKLHQKSDNDFAGCCGFRMYDEEKKILELGYHIAEEHWGKGFATEAGRRAVEYAFTLPINKIFAAHHPENLASQNVLEKLGFKFSHMEYYEPTEVYDRAYFLTSSEVVK
- a CDS encoding AI-2E family transporter yields the protein MEKKYNNSKLLTVVASVFLITFSVFILKTLQDILLPFIIAVIIAFMFEPFYTWLKSKKIPGWTSIVIIVLIIILIVNIASVFIIATVGPFQAALPSYEQKFNELFNNIFFMIGSWGIDVEGLKASLDPEKYIQDGTVTGIVTGFFSGIFGIFGDFVLILIYVVFLLSEIGSIKRRIMIAFTPEKAKNISSIIGDVFRDVRKYLIGLTLINLAHSICVTIILWAFGVDFFLIWGLMTFLLDYIPNIGAIISTILPFLTALFIYDNFVTPLIILAILIVIGNVFGNFLEPKIFGDSLDLSPVLILVTLIFWGYVWGIMGMILALPIMSMIKIVLMKFDATRSIAVLMTYNMGSVRKITKKRSTRITESA
- a CDS encoding AI-2E family transporter, with amino-acid sequence MEKYTNNKFITIVASIFLIALAFFILKTLQDILLPFFIAVIIAFMFEPLYAWLKTKKIPGWGAIVIVILIIILVSNISSVFILTSIGSFQDALPRYEDKFNELFNNFFYTLAGWGIDVEGLKSSMDPNKFIQDGTITGIVTSLFSSIIGIFGDFVLILIYVIFLLSEIGSIKRRIMVAFSPERAGKIASLITDVFHDVRKYIVGKTLINLVHASVITFILWCFGIDFYFVWGFLTFLMNYIPNIGSIIATVMPFLTALLKYDDFVMPIIILVILIIIGNAFGNFLEPKIFGDNLDLSPILILFSLIFWGYVWGIMGMILSVPIMSMIKIVLMKFDTTRPIAILMSYNLGSVREIKKKRGKNITEPD
- a CDS encoding flavodoxin family protein — encoded protein: MELKALILNCTLKKMSEVSNTQALINKAVALFEKEKVKTEVIRFVEWDVKPGTSSDEGDGDEWPKILEKIKACDIFIIGTPVWVGRLASTAQRVIERLDAVFHEEELWDKKTGQFFTYNKVAGCLVTGNEDGAHECAAHVLWAMHEFGFTIPPNVNSYWVGPAGPGPSYIEAGGERYLYTNKTLRYTVYNLIYFAKLLKENPIPTSLKKLAEDAAKESDKEKSS
- the queC gene encoding 7-cyano-7-deazaguanine synthase QueC gives rise to the protein MSDLAVVLVSGGMDSALTAAITNLKYNMAFLHVNYGQRTEKRELKAFNDIARYYGVKKKLIVGISYLKQIGGSALTDTRILVKKANLKKKQTSIPQTYVPFRNANILSIAVSWAEIIKAHKIFIGAVEEDSSGYPDCRKSFFSAFNKMIEKGTKPGSKIKIETPLINLSKKEIVKRSVNLKSPLHLTWSCYKNDKIACGECESCALRLRGFQQAGIEDPIPYKKVINYV
- a CDS encoding DUF1801 domain-containing protein, whose translation is MAKVESKTKPTKASVDAFIKSFVPDEKKRKDAYEVLDMMKKATKLEPKMWGPSIIGFGSVEYESTSCKGIMPMIGFSPRKAAISLYLPGGARGNRAMLEKLGKHKTGAACIYVNKLDDIDRKVLKDMISESYKRAVKSGKWEC